The following are encoded together in the Triticum dicoccoides isolate Atlit2015 ecotype Zavitan chromosome 6B, WEW_v2.0, whole genome shotgun sequence genome:
- the LOC119324306 gene encoding glutathione synthetase, chloroplastic-like, whose translation MSSSVSSSHHHCARRLPAPTPRVHLAAADLCASPYRSRVGSLRAVRAEPPSSVAPVGGRKAAAVQAEMVEAAAMWCAMHGLVVGDRGNPRSGTVPGVGLVHAPFSLLPTRFPASFWKQACELAPIFNELVDRVSLDGKFLQGSLSRTKQVDDFTARLLEIHAKMMAVNKKEDIRLGLHRSDYMLDSETNSLLQIELNTISTSFPGLGSLVSELHRSSLNQYGEVLGLDSERIPRNWAAIQFAEALGKAWVEYNNESAVVMMVVQAEERNMYDQYWLINHLKESHGVMTIRKTLAQVEAEGLVLPDGTLVLDGRPVAVVYFRAGYAPTDYPSEVEWSARLLIEQSSAIKCPSISYHLVGTKKIQQELAKPSVLERFLDNEEDIAKLRKCFAGLWSLDNEEIVKSAIEKPDLFVLKPQREGGGNNLYGHDLRETLIRLKNEQGEALAAYILMQRIFPRASLTQLVQGGVCFEELSISELGIFGSYLRNKDKVVINNQCGYLMRTKVSSSNEGGVAAGFAVLDSILLTDE comes from the exons ATGTCTTCTTCCGTCTCCTCCTCCCATCACCACTGCGCCCGCCGCCTCCCCGCCCCGACGCCCCGGGTGCACCTCGCCGCAGCTGACTTGTGCGCGTCCCCTTACCGCAGTCGCGTCGGTTCCCTGAGGGCAGTGAGAGCCGAGCCGCCCTCGAGCGTGGCGCCGGTGGGGGGTAGGAAGGCTGCGGCGGTGCAGGCGGAGATGGTAGAGGCGGCGGCCATGTGGTGTGCCATGCACGGACTCGTCGTCGGCGACCGCGGCAACCCG AGATCTGGAACAGTCCCAGGTGTTGGTTTGGTTCATGCTCCATTTTCGCTACTTCCAACACGTTTTCCAGCATCTTTTTGGAAGCAAGCATGCGAACTGGCTCCTATTTTCAATGAGCTTGTAGATCGTGTGAGCTTGGATGGGAAGTTCTTGCAAGGTTCTTTGTCTAG AACAAAGCAGGTTGACGATTTCACTGCTAGGTTGTTAGAAATTCATGCAAAGATGATGGCAGTGAACAAGAAGGAG GATATCCGCTTAGGGTTGCATCGATCTGACTACATGCTTGATTCTGAAACAAATTCTCTTCTTCAAATTGAGCTCAACACCATCTCAACATCATTTCCTGGTCTAGGCTCTCTTGTGAGCGAACTTCACAG GAGCTCACTTAATCAATATGGTGAAGTCTTAGGTCTTGATTCTGAAAGGATTCCTCGGAACTGGGCAGCCATTCAGTTTGCTGAAGCATTGGGCAAGGCATGGGTTGAGTATAATAATGAAAG CGCTGTAGTTATGATGGTTGTTCAAGCTGAAGAAAGAAATATGTACGACCAGTACTGGCTCATCAATCATTTGAAAGAATC GCATGGTGTGATGACCATTAGGAAAACTTTGGCACAGGTGGAGGCCGAAGGACTAGTGCTTCCGGATGGAACACTTGTGCT AGATGGACGACCTGTTGCTGTTGTGTATTTCAGAGCTGGGTATGCACCGACTGATTACCCTTCAGAAGTG GAATGGAGTGCAAGGCTTTTGATTGAACAATCATCTGCTATTAAGTGCCCTTCAATATCCTACCATTTAGTCGGAACCAAAAAGATCCAGCAAGAGCTAGCAAAACCTAGTGTTCTTGAAAG GTTCCTTGACAACGAGGAAGACATTGCCAAGCTACGTAAATGCTTCGCAGGGTTATGGAGCTTGGACAATGAAGAAATAGTGAAATCAGCAATAGAAAAACCTGACTTGTTTGTCCTGAAACCTCAACGAGAAGGTGGAG GGAACAATTTGTATGGTCATGATTTGCGAGAAACACTGATCAGACTAAAGAACGAACAGGGAGAGGCGCTTGCGGCTTACATTTTGATGCAGCGGATTTTTCCGAGAGCTTCTCTTACTCAGCTTGTCCAGGGCGGTGTCTGCTTTGAGGAACTTTCAATCTCTGAGCTTGGAATATTTGGATCCTACCTGCG GAACAAAGATAAGGTAGTCATTAATAACCAATGTGGTTACTTGATGCGCACCAAAGTTTCTTCATCAAACGAAGGCGGAGTTGCTGCAGGATTTGCTGTTCTGGACAGCATTCTCCTCACAGATGAG TGA